Proteins from a genomic interval of Mustela lutreola isolate mMusLut2 chromosome 4, mMusLut2.pri, whole genome shotgun sequence:
- the LOC131828887 gene encoding thymosin beta-4-like, producing the protein MPDKPDMAEIEKFDKSKLKKTETQEKNPLPSKETIEQEKQAGES; encoded by the coding sequence ATGCCTGACAAACCCGATATGGCTGAGATTGAGAAATTCGATAAGtcgaaattgaagaagacagaaacacaagagaaaaatccACTGCCTTCAAAAGAAACGATTGAACAGGAGAAGCAAGCGGGCGAATCGTAA
- the SUPV3L1 gene encoding ATP-dependent RNA helicase SUPV3L1, mitochondrial, protein MSFPRCALLWARLPAGRRAGHRAGHRAAVCSVLRARVEPVPGALGRVCAVASASSSSSSASGGSKAPNTSLFVPLTVKPQGPSADGDVGAELTRPLDKNEVKKILDKFYKRKEIQKLGADYGLDARLFHQAFISFRNYIMQSHSLDVDIHIILNDICFSAAHVDDLFPFFLRHAKQIFPVLDCKDDLRKISDLRIPPNWYPEARAIQRKIIFHSGPTNSGKTYHAIQKYLSAKSGVYCGPLKLLAHEIFEKSNAAGVPCDLVTGEERVAIEPDGKQAAHVACTVEMCSVTTPYDVAVIDEIQMIRDPGRGWAWTRALLGLCAEEIHLCGESAAIDLVTELMYTTGEEVEVRNYERLTPISVLDHALESLDNLRPGDCIVCFSKNDIYSVSRQIEIRGLESAVIYGSLPPGTKLAQAKKFNDPDDPCKILVATDAIGMGLNLSIRRIIFYSLIKPTINEKGEREIEPITTSQALQIAGRAGRFSSKYKEGEVTTMNREDLSLLKEILNRPVDPIKAAGLHPTAEQIEMFAYHLPDTTLSNLIDIFVDFSQVDGQYFVCNMDDFKFSAELIQHIPLSLRVRYVFCTAPINKKQPFVCSSLLQFARQYSRNEPLTFSWLRRYIKWPLLPPKNIKDLMDLEAVHDVLDLYLWLSYRFIDMFPDASLIRDLQKELDGIIQDGVHNITKLIKISEAQKLLNLESLSAENQSRLSGTVKGQARRMRGAKTLGNKAAETPSPSVGEKSLASRLVQQGLLTADMLKQLEKEWLTQQTEHGKDKTEHGTHSKGARRKKKEPDSD, encoded by the exons ATGTCCTTCCCCCGGTGTGCCCTGTTGTGGGCTCGGCTCCCCGCGGGGCGCCGGGCTGGCCACCGGGCTGGCCACCGGGCAGCGGTCTGCTCTGTCCTTCGCGCCCGCGTTGAACCCgtgcctggggctctggggcGCGTGTGTGCCGTTGCCTccgcctcctcttcctcttcttccgcCTCAGGAGGCTCCAAAGCTCCGAACACGTCCTTGTTCGTGCCGCTGACTGTGAAACCTCAGGGCCCCAGCGCGGATGGAGACGTCGGGGCCGAGCTAACCCGCCCTCTGGATAAGA ATGAAGTAAAGAAGATCTTAGACAAGTTTTACAAgaggaaagaaattcagaaactGGGTGCTGATTATGGACTCGATG CTCGTCTGTTCCATCAAGCTTTCATCAGCTTTAGAAATTACATCATGCAGTCTCATTCTCTGGATGTGGACATTCACATTATTTTGAATGACATTTGCTTCAGTGCAG ctcaTGTGGatgatttatttccatttttcttgagACATGCGAAACAGATATTTCCTGTGTTGGACTGTAAGGATGACCTACGTAAAATCAGTGATTTAAGAATACCACCGAACTG GTACCCAGAAGCCAGAGCCATACAGCGGAAGATAATATTCCATTCAGGCCCTACAAACAGTGGAAAGACTTATCATGCAATCCAGAAATACTTGTCAGCAAAATCTGGAGTGTATTGTGGCCCTTTAAAATTATTGGCACATGAGATCTTCGAAAAGAGTAATGCTGCT GGTGTTCCGTGTGACTTGGTAACAGGAGAGGAGCGTGTGGCCATAGAGCCAGATGGGAAACAGGCTGCCCATGTTGCTTGTACAGTTGAGATGTGCAGTGTTACAACTCCTT ATGACGTGGCCGTGATCGATGAAATTCAAATGATCAGAGATCCAGGCAGAGGATGGGCTTGGACTAGAGCACTTCTAG GGCTCTGTGCTGAAGAAATCCATTTGTGTGGAGAATCTGCCGCTATTGACCTGGTTACTGAGCTTATGTACACGACTGGGGAGGAAGTGGAG GTTCGAAACTATGAGAGGCTTACCCCCATTTCTGTGCTGGATCATGCATTAGAATCATTAGACAACCTTCGGCCTGGGGACTGCATTGTCTGTTTTAGCAAGAATGATATTTATTCTGTGAGTCGACAGATTGAAATTCGGGGATTGGAATCAGCTGTTATATATGGCAGTCTCCCACCTG GGACCAAACTTGCTCAAGCAAAAAAGTTTAATGATCCTGATGATCCATGCAAAATCCTGGTTGCTACAGATGCAATTGGCATGGGACTTAATTT gaGCATaaggagaattattttttattcccttATAAAACCCACTAtcaatgaaaagggagagagagaaatagaaccaattaCTACCTCTCAGGCCTTGCAGATTGCTGGCAGAGCTGGTAGATTCAGTTCAAAATATAAGGAGGGAGAAGTGACAACAATGAATCGAGAAGACCTCAGTTTATTAAAGGAAATTTTGAATAGGCCCGTGGATCCTATAAAG GCAGCCGGTCTTCATCCAACTGCTGAGCAGATTGAAATGTTTGCTTACCATCTCCCTGATACAACACTTTCTAATCTCATT GATATTTTTGTAGACTTTTCACAAGTTGATGGGCAGTATTTTGTCTGCAACATggatgattttaaattttctgcagAGTTGATCCAACATATTCCATTAAGTCTCCGAGTGCGGTATGTTTTCTGCACAGCTCCGATCAACAAGAAGCAGCCCTTTGTCTGTTCTTCATTGTTACAG tttgcCAGGCAGTATAGCAGGAATGAGCCACTGACCTTCTCATGGTTACGCAGATATATTAAATGGCCATTACTTCCACCTAAGAATATTAAAGATCTTATGGATCTAGAAGCTGTCCATGATGTCTTGGATCTTTACCTGTGGCTAAG CTACCGGTTTATAGATATGTTTCCAGATGCCAGCCTTATTCGAGACCTCCAGAAAGAATTGGATGGCATTATCCAAGATGGTGTACACAACATCACCAAACTGATTAAAATTTCAGAGGCACAAAAGCTGTTGAATTTGGAGAGCTTGTCAGCAGAGAACCAGTCGCGATTGTCAGGAACTGTGAAGGGCCAAGCTAGAAGGATGCGTGGAGCCAAAACATTAGGGAATAAAGCTGCTGAGACACCCAGCCCCAGTGTGGGAGAGAAATCCCTGGCTTCCAGATTGGTACAGCAAGGCCTTCTCACTGCAGACATGCTGAAACAGCTAGAAAAAGAGTGGCTAACACAACAAACGGAGCATGGCAAAGACAAAACAGAGCATGGGACTCACTCAAAAGGggcaagaaggaagaagaaggaaccTGATTCAGATTAG